Sequence from the Sphingomonas suaedae genome:
GACCGCACCGCGATCGTTCCGGGCGTCTCGACGCTGGCAGGCGGGCGACCCGATGTGATGCGCGGGGAAGAGGTGCAACTGCTCGGCGCGGTCGCGGCCGAACTGGTGCCGGGCGATTCGCTGCTGGCCCAGCCGGGCACGCATTGCAAATGGGCCGAGATGGCGGGCGGGCGCATCGCCGGCTTCACCACCGCGATGACCGGGGAGCTGTTCGGGCTGCTGCGCCAGCACGGCTTGCTCGCCGCCCAGCTTCAGGGCGCGGTGAGCGCGAACGCCGCCTATCTGGACGGCGTCGAGGAAGCGAAGCGCCGCGATCTCACCGCCTCGCTGTTCGGCATTCGTGCGGCGAAGATGCTGGGCACGCGTGAGGACGCCGACGCTGCGGCATTCGCCAGCGGCCTGCTGATCGGCAGCGACGTGGTCGCGCGGATCGAGAGCACGACGCACGACCATATCCATATTCTCGCCGGCCCCGAGCTCGGCGCGCTCTATGCCGCCGCGATCGAGGCCAATGGCCGCGCCGCCCATATCGTCGACAGCCACGCCGCCTTTGCCGCCGGCATCATCGCAATCGGAACCGCACTCCCATGACACATCTTGCCAGCTTCGACGCCGCCTTTGCCCAATGCCCGCTGATCGCGATCCTGCGCGGCGTCCGGCCGGATGAGGTGGAGACGATCGGCGATGCGCTGGTCGATGCCGGCTTCACCCTGATCGAAGTGCCGCTGAACTCCCCCGATCCGCTCGACAGCATCGCGCGACTGGCACGGCGGCTGTCGGACCGGGCGATGGTCGGCGCGGGCACGGTGCTGCGCGAAGCCGATGTCGCCGCCGTTGCCGATGCCGGGGGTACACTGATCATCTCACCCAACGCCAATCCGGCCGTGATCGCGGCGGCCGCCGGGCGCGGCCTGATCTCGCTGCCCGGCATCGCCACGCCGACCGAAGCCTTTGCGGCGGTGGACGCAGGCGCGACCGCGCTCAAGCTGTTCCCGGCCGAAGCGGCGTCGCCCACCGTGCTCAAGGCGATGCGTGCAGTGCTGCCAAGGGACATGCGCGTGCTCCCCGTCGGCGGGATCGCGCCGGACACGATGCAGCCGTGGCGCGATGCCGGGGCGGCCGGCTTCGGACTCGGGTCGGCGCTCTACAAGCCCGGCCTTACCGCAATTGAGGTGGCTGAGCGTGCCGCCGTGTTCGTTGCGGCCATCCGCACCTGATCGCACCGGGGTTTTACCGGCAAGCGCAAGGCCCCATATTCGAGAGTGATGATGAAGCAAGCCGCCGCCCTGCCCGCCACCGCCCCCGAAGCGATGCGCCATATCCCGGGCGGCACCTTCACTATGGGCTCGGAGCAGTTTTACGAGGAAGAGCGACCGCTAAAGCGGGTCAAGATCGACCCGTTCTGGATCGACGAGACGCCGGTGACCAACGCGCAATTCGCCGCATTCGTCGAGGCGACCGGCTATCGCACCTTTGCCGAACTGCCGCCCGACCCCAAGCTCTATCCGGGCCTCGATCCGGCATTTGCGATGCCGGGCTCGCTGGTGTTCATCAAGCCGCCCGCCCCGGTTCCGCTCGACGATCATGGCAATTGGTGGGACTTCGTTGCCGGCGCGGACTGGCGCCATCCGACCGGGCCGGAGAGCTCGGTCGCGGGCATGGACGACCACCCGGTGGTGCATATCGCATTCGAGGACGCCGAAGCCTATGCCAAATGGGCAGGCAAGGCGCTCCCCACTGAAGCGGAGTGGGAGTTTGCGGCCCGTGGCGGGCATGAAGGTCGGGAGTTTGCCTGGGGTGACGAACTCGCGCCAGACGGTGCGGTGCTCGCAAATTATTGGCAGGGACTGTTTCCCTTTGCCTCAACCAAAGGGGGCGGCAGTTTTCGCACGACCCCGGTTGGCAGCTTCCCGATCAACGACTACGGCCTGTCGGACATGATCGGCAATGTCTGGGAATGGACGCGCGACTGGTACGGGACGGGCGCGCTGGCCAAAACCAAGGGAAGCTGCTGCGTCGCCGCCAACCCGCGCGGCGCTAGGCTGCGCGACAGCATCGATCCCTCCACACCACAGGTGAAGATCGGGCGCAAGGTGCTGAAGGGAGGTTCGCATTTGTGCGCCGTGAACTATTGCCAGCGCTACCGACCAGCGGCCCGTCACCCCCAGGCGATCGACAGCGCCACCAGCCATATCGGCTTCCGCTGCGTCATCCGCGAGCATTGAGGGGCACGACGGACGCGATCGATTGAAATTGTCTGTCGTCCTTGAGAAGCCGTGCTTTCGCTAGGCATTCTTCGGAGGGAAACTCAAAAGGCGGCCAATCGCTTTGGGATGGTGATGTCCCCTCTGTTTTTCCTCCAGATTGAGTGAGAGTTTTCCGGCCTTGTGAAGATTACGAGGAAGGAGCTGGAGATGAAGAAGTCGAGGTACACGGAAAAGCAGATCGCGTTCGCGTTGAACCAGGCGGAGACGGGGACGCCGTTGGCTGAAGTCATTCGTCGCATGGGCGTGTCGGAGCAGACCTTCTACCGTTGGAAGAAGGTTTATGGCGGGCTCGGCTTTGGCGAGCTGCGGCGGGTGAAGCGGCTTGAGGAGAACCGCAAGCTCAAGCAGCTGGTCGCTGATCCCAGCCCGGATAAGCACATTTTGCGGGACGTCCTGGCAAAAGCTCTGATGCTTGGGCGGCGGCGTGACATCGTCGCGCACCTCCATGGGCAGCAGATCAGTTCTTACGTCCTCGTCCCGGGCTTTCGCGATACGCGCGGTCCTCGTGCGCCGGCTCAGACCTGCGCCAAACCTCCGTCGACGAACACCTCGGCACCGGTCATGAAGCTGCTGTCTTCGCTGGCCAGGAAGAGCGCGACCGCCGCCGTCTCTTCGGGCTGGCCAATCCGACCTAGCGGTGTCTGTGCAGTCAGCCCGGCGACGAGCGCCTTTTCCTCTTCGGGCGAGCTTGCGAGGCCTTGGAGGCCGGGCGTCAAGGTCGCTCCAGGCGAAAGTACGTTGACGCGAATGCCGCTGTCCTTGAGATCGAGCGCCCAGCTTCGCGCGAAATTGCGGACCGCGGCCTTACTCGCGCTGTAGACACTGAATGCCGGCGTGCCTTTCGAACCGGTGGTTGAGCCAGTGAGAATGATAGCCCCACCCGATTGCATCAGAGGCAGCGCCTTTTGCACCGTAAACAGCGTGCCACGAACGTTGGTGTCGAAGGTGCGGTCGAACTGCTCCTCCGTAATCATGCCAAGCGGCGCCAAATCGCCACCCCCGGCATTGGCGAACACGATATCCAATCCACCACGCTTCTCGCGCACTAGGTCGAACAGACGATCGAGATCGTCGAGGCTGGCAACGTCGCTGCGAATGCCAATGACGGCGCCGCCGACCTCGTCGACGGCCTTGTCCAGTTCGGCCTGGCGGCGCCCGGTGATGAAGACGTGCGCTCCCTCAGCGACAAATTTCTTTGCGGTCGCGAGGCCAATGCCACTGGTGCCGCCGGTGATGAGGGCCGTCTTTCCTTGAAGTCTGTTCATGTGTTTCCTCCGAGCATTGAATGATGCGGAGCTAGACACGCACATTTCTTATTACTAGTATGCACCTTTTGGTAAGTGCCCGGAGCTGCCGATGCAGAGGAAGGTTTTCAGCTGCGGCCTTGATGTCGCGCTGGCGGTGATCGGCGGAAAGTGGAAGCCTCTGATCCTGTTCCATCTGGCGCACGACACGCGGCGCTACGGAGAGCTCAAGCGCGCGGTCGGCGGCGTGAGCGACAAGATGCTGATCCAGCAGCTCAAGGAACTGCATGCAGATGGTGTGGTCGATCGGCGCGACTACCAGCAAGTGCCGCCCAAGGTCGATTATTCGCTGACGCCATTCGGCAAGACGCTGGCCGATGCGCTCGTGCCGCTGTGTGCGTGGGGCACAGAACATATCACCACGGTCGAGAAACTCGTGGCTAATCGGGCGGCCAGTGATTTGAACGTCACTGCATAGGTTCGCGGCAGGGCCCTCAGGCGGTTTCCGGGAATATCGGTGCCCCACGAAGTGCATGAACCGCCGCCGCTTTTAGGACGACGCAAGCTGGCCCGAATGTCTGGATCAAGGTCCGAGCCACCGCAAAGCTGCCGGTCAGGAGGCGGCCCAAGCCGCGCCGTTTTACTGTACGCCAAAGTATGGCGAACGTTGCGATTTGCGATGCTCACCAGTCCCCCCAGCATCATGTCCGAACCTTGTATACAGGGTGGGTAGCAGAACCAGTGTGAGCAGCGTCGCCGAGATCAGGCCGCCAATTACTACGGTTGCCAGCGGCTGCTGTACTTCCGCCCCAGCGCCATGGCCGAGCGCCATGGGACCAAAGCCAAGCGAAGCGACGAGCGCGGTCATGGCGACCGGGCGAAAACGAAGCAGCGCACCCTCTCGCCCTGCCGTGGCGCGATCGGCGCCGTCGCGCACCAGCGCCTGGATCGAGGACAACATCACCAGACCATTGAGCACTGCCACGCCGGACAGCGCGATGAATCCTGCCGCTGCGGAGATCGAAAAGGGCATGCCGCGCAACCACAGTGCCACAACGCCACCGACCAGCGCGAGCGGCACGCCGGTAAAGACGATGCCGACATCGCGGACATTGCCGAGCGCGCCGTAAAGCAGGAGGAGGATCATGCCGAGGCACAAGGGCACCACCAGCATCAGCCGCTCCCGCGCGGAGGCCAGGTTCTCGAACTGACCGCCCCATTCGCGATAGATGCCGGCAGGTAGCCTGACGTCGGCCGCGATCTGTGCCTGTGCATCGGAGACCACGCCCGCCACATTGCGTCCGCGCACATTCGCCTGCACGACGATGCGCCGCTTGCCATTCTCGCGGCTGATCTGATTGGCGCCCTCAGTCACGCCGATATCGGCGACGCTCGCCAGGGGAACGAAGCCGCCCGAGGGCAGGGGCACCGGCACACGTGCGAGCATATCGGGATCGCTGCGCGTGCTGTCGTCGAGCCGGATCGTGACCGGGAAACGACGGTCGCCTTCGAAAATGAGGCCGGTATCGCGCCCGCCAATGGCCGCGGCGACGACATCCTGCACCGCCCCCGCCGACAGGCCGAGCTGTGCAATCGCGTCTCGGCGGGGCCGTATGTCGAGCATCGGCAGTCCTTCGGTCTGCTCGACCCGCACATCGACCGCGCCCGTGGTGGTGCGAAGGATATCGGCGACACGCTCTGCGGTTTCCGCCATCGCTACAGGCTCGTCGCCAAATATCTTGACCGCGACGTCGCCGCGCACACCGGCGATCAGTTCGTTGAACCGCATCTGGATCGGCTGGCTGATCTCATAGGCTTGCCCCGGCAGTTGTTCGAGTTCGGCCTCCACCTGCGCGATCAACACGGCCTTGGCGAGCCCCGGATCGGGCCATTCCTCGCGCGGTTTCAGGATCAGGAAGGTATCGGAGATATTGGGTTGCATCGGATCGGAGGCGACTTCCGCCGTGCCTGTCTTGGAGAATACAAAGCGAATTTGGGGCAGTTTCGCCAAAGCGCGTTCGAGTTGCGACTGCATCTTCTGGCTCTGTTCGATCGATGTGCCCGGCACGCGCAGCACCTGCACAGTCAGATCGCCTTCGTCGAGCTGCGGCAGAAATTCCTGCCCCAGCGTCGTAAACAGCAGCGCGCCCGTTGCCATCGCGCTCAGCGCGACGCCGATGGTAACGCGCGGTGCGCCCATCGCGCGGTCGAGAAGCGGCGCGTATCTGCGCTTTAGCGCGCTGATGATCCGGCCTTCTTTCTCGTTAACCGGTTTGCTGAGCCAGATGGCGATGGCCGCGGGCACAAAACTGATCGACAGCAGAAATGCGACGGCCAGCGCGATGATCACCGTGAGCGCCATCGGGGTGAAGGTCTTGCCCTCGATCCCCGACAGCATCAGCAGCGGTACATACACCAGGATGATGATCGCCTGACCGAACACCGATGGGCGGATCATCTCACGCGCGGCGCTTGCCACGGTTTCCAGCCGCTCGTCGCGCGTCAGTGTCCGGCTTTGGGTATGCTGGCGTTCCCCGATCCGGCGCAGTGCGTTTTCGACGATGATGACGGCGCCATCGACGATCAGTCCGAAATCGAGTGCGCCAAGACTCATCAAATTGGCCGACACGCCCGCCTGAAGCATACCGAAGCCGGTGAGCAGCATTGTCACCGGGATCACCAGCGCCGCGATCAGCGCCGCGCGGAAATTGCCGAGCAACGCGAATAACACGACGATCACCAGCAATGCGCCTTCGGTCAGGTTGCGCGTAACCGTGCTGATCGTCGCATTGACCAGCTTGGTGCGGTCGAGCACCGGCTCTATGACGATGTCGGTAGGGAGCGATGCGTTGACCACCGCAAGCTGACCGGCAACCGAGGAGGCGACGTCGCGGCTGTTCTCGCCGATCCGCATGATCGCAGTGCCGACAACGACTTCCTCGCCATTCTCCGACGCCGATCCCATCCGCAATTGCTGGCCAAGACGCACGCTGGCGACCTGGTCGAGCAGCACGGGCACGCCGTCGCGCGTGACGACGGGAATGCGGGCGAGATCGGCGATGCCCGAAAGCCGCGCATCGGAGCGAACACTCAGCCCTTCGCCATTGCGGTCGACCGTTCCCGCGCCGATGCCGCGGTTATTCTCGCGGATCGCCTGCGCCAGATCGTCGATCGTAAGCTGCATCGTCGCCATCTTCTCGAGGTCGGGGACGACAAGATATTGCTTTGCATAGCCGCCGATCGAATCGACCCCCGCCAGTCCCGCTACCGGCTTGAGCAGGGGTACGACGATCCAGTCCTGCACGGTACGCAGATAGGTCGCCTTGTCGGCATCGCTGACCAGATGCTCGCCCTCTGGCGTGATATAGCTGCGATCGGGCTGGAGGCCCGGCTGGCCGACGGGATGATCGTCCCCCGGTCGATGCGCCATGCGGACCGTCCACATATAGACTTCGCCAAGCCCGGTCGCGATCGGTCCCAGCTCGGGGGTTGCGCCGTCTGGCAAGTCGCCCTCGACAGCGCGCAATCGTTCGGAGACCTGTTGCCGCGCGAAATAGATATCGGTCGCGTCGGTGAACACCGCCGTCACCTGGACAAAGCCATTGCGACTGAGCGAGCGTGTATCCTCAAGCCCCGGCGTCCCGGCCAGTGCGGTTTCGATCGGGAACGCGATCTGCTTTTCGACCAGGTCGGGCGACAGGCCGGGCGCGCGGACATTGATCTGCACCTGGTTATTGGTGATGTCGGGCACCGCGTCGATCGGCAGCCGCGCCAGGGCGAAGGCGCCGATGATGACGACGATGACGGTCAGGAGCAGCACCAGCCAGCGCCGCTCGACGGAGAGCGTTACGATTCGTCCGATCA
This genomic interval carries:
- a CDS encoding winged helix-turn-helix transcriptional regulator; amino-acid sequence: MQRKVFSCGLDVALAVIGGKWKPLILFHLAHDTRRYGELKRAVGGVSDKMLIQQLKELHADGVVDRRDYQQVPPKVDYSLTPFGKTLADALVPLCAWGTEHITTVEKLVANRAASDLNVTA
- a CDS encoding 2-dehydro-3-deoxygalactonokinase — encoded protein: MVVRRGEPFLAVDWGTTNRRVYRIEHGAVAATERDDRGVTAVAAFAAEAAAIRDRFGDLPMLLAGMVGSNIGWQVAPYVAAPAGVADLAAKLHRVDDRTAIVPGVSTLAGGRPDVMRGEEVQLLGAVAAELVPGDSLLAQPGTHCKWAEMAGGRIAGFTTAMTGELFGLLRQHGLLAAQLQGAVSANAAYLDGVEEAKRRDLTASLFGIRAAKMLGTREDADAAAFASGLLIGSDVVARIESTTHDHIHILAGPELGALYAAAIEANGRAAHIVDSHAAFAAGIIAIGTALP
- a CDS encoding SDR family NAD(P)-dependent oxidoreductase; translated protein: MNRLQGKTALITGGTSGIGLATAKKFVAEGAHVFITGRRQAELDKAVDEVGGAVIGIRSDVASLDDLDRLFDLVREKRGGLDIVFANAGGGDLAPLGMITEEQFDRTFDTNVRGTLFTVQKALPLMQSGGAIILTGSTTGSKGTPAFSVYSASKAAVRNFARSWALDLKDSGIRVNVLSPGATLTPGLQGLASSPEEEKALVAGLTAQTPLGRIGQPEETAAVALFLASEDSSFMTGAEVFVDGGLAQV
- a CDS encoding 2-dehydro-3-deoxy-6-phosphogalactonate aldolase, whose translation is MTHLASFDAAFAQCPLIAILRGVRPDEVETIGDALVDAGFTLIEVPLNSPDPLDSIARLARRLSDRAMVGAGTVLREADVAAVADAGGTLIISPNANPAVIAAAAGRGLISLPGIATPTEAFAAVDAGATALKLFPAEAASPTVLKAMRAVLPRDMRVLPVGGIAPDTMQPWRDAGAAGFGLGSALYKPGLTAIEVAERAAVFVAAIRT
- a CDS encoding formylglycine-generating enzyme family protein, with protein sequence MRHIPGGTFTMGSEQFYEEERPLKRVKIDPFWIDETPVTNAQFAAFVEATGYRTFAELPPDPKLYPGLDPAFAMPGSLVFIKPPAPVPLDDHGNWWDFVAGADWRHPTGPESSVAGMDDHPVVHIAFEDAEAYAKWAGKALPTEAEWEFAARGGHEGREFAWGDELAPDGAVLANYWQGLFPFASTKGGGSFRTTPVGSFPINDYGLSDMIGNVWEWTRDWYGTGALAKTKGSCCVAANPRGARLRDSIDPSTPQVKIGRKVLKGGSHLCAVNYCQRYRPAARHPQAIDSATSHIGFRCVIREH
- a CDS encoding efflux RND transporter permease subunit, with amino-acid sequence MIGRIVTLSVERRWLVLLLTVIVVIIGAFALARLPIDAVPDITNNQVQINVRAPGLSPDLVEKQIAFPIETALAGTPGLEDTRSLSRNGFVQVTAVFTDATDIYFARQQVSERLRAVEGDLPDGATPELGPIATGLGEVYMWTVRMAHRPGDDHPVGQPGLQPDRSYITPEGEHLVSDADKATYLRTVQDWIVVPLLKPVAGLAGVDSIGGYAKQYLVVPDLEKMATMQLTIDDLAQAIRENNRGIGAGTVDRNGEGLSVRSDARLSGIADLARIPVVTRDGVPVLLDQVASVRLGQQLRMGSASENGEEVVVGTAIMRIGENSRDVASSVAGQLAVVNASLPTDIVIEPVLDRTKLVNATISTVTRNLTEGALLVIVVLFALLGNFRAALIAALVIPVTMLLTGFGMLQAGVSANLMSLGALDFGLIVDGAVIIVENALRRIGERQHTQSRTLTRDERLETVASAAREMIRPSVFGQAIIILVYVPLLMLSGIEGKTFTPMALTVIIALAVAFLLSISFVPAAIAIWLSKPVNEKEGRIISALKRRYAPLLDRAMGAPRVTIGVALSAMATGALLFTTLGQEFLPQLDEGDLTVQVLRVPGTSIEQSQKMQSQLERALAKLPQIRFVFSKTGTAEVASDPMQPNISDTFLILKPREEWPDPGLAKAVLIAQVEAELEQLPGQAYEISQPIQMRFNELIAGVRGDVAVKIFGDEPVAMAETAERVADILRTTTGAVDVRVEQTEGLPMLDIRPRRDAIAQLGLSAGAVQDVVAAAIGGRDTGLIFEGDRRFPVTIRLDDSTRSDPDMLARVPVPLPSGGFVPLASVADIGVTEGANQISRENGKRRIVVQANVRGRNVAGVVSDAQAQIAADVRLPAGIYREWGGQFENLASARERLMLVVPLCLGMILLLLYGALGNVRDVGIVFTGVPLALVGGVVALWLRGMPFSISAAAGFIALSGVAVLNGLVMLSSIQALVRDGADRATAGREGALLRFRPVAMTALVASLGFGPMALGHGAGAEVQQPLATVVIGGLISATLLTLVLLPTLYTRFGHDAGGTGEHRKSQRSPYFGVQ